One genomic segment of Gossypium arboreum isolate Shixiya-1 chromosome 3, ASM2569848v2, whole genome shotgun sequence includes these proteins:
- the LOC108474834 gene encoding peroxisomal membrane protein PEX14-like codes for MREELVDMAVKFLLHPTVGRSPVSQRRLFLEKRGLSSEEIDEAFRRVSDTSSSLTFRQDVNSSQDVQSKPLHGVQLQDTAQSSQPLVASILTASRPSWFSWSYAIFSIVLLIFSGVGTSMLLKNFLLPRLKSWICKVVFEEDNDKGRKSKLCLSKEAIKSAKAAATASVNAAKASLEILQSKKDEGRHLDDLLRRLGSHVAELRSMSITVQRLESDRNASHKNPEQYLQHTSQYGRNSNLLKMSVVQRGYPGPTKFKPSGISNFDNLVRPSSAPLRPPAGQYPKSYMEVLAKVQRGEKPPGIKDTDDSPPNPNQPLPNPHITPRLQPWEIAQPQNSFGYSRDRGFSQPNRENALPWWKRNNTNIRGVEAGNGSYGLRTDK; via the exons ATGAGGGAGGAACTAGTGGATATGGCTGTTAAGTTTCTATTGCATCCAACTGTCGGAAGAAGTCCGGTCAGCCAGAGGCGCTTGTTTCTTGAGAAAAGAGGCCTTTCAAGTGAAGAGATTGATGAAGCCTTTCGTCGTGTTTCT GATACAAGTTCAAGTTTAACATTTCGACAGGACGTTAACTCAAGTCAAG ATGTGCAATCAAAGCCTTTACATGGTGTTCAGCTACAAGACACGGCACAATCATCCCAACCTCTGGTGGCATCAATTCTTACAGCATCTCGACCATCCTGGTTTTCCTGGTCATATGCTATTTTTTCTATAGTGCTACTTATTTTTTCTGGTGTTGGGACTTCCATGCTCCTAAAG AATTTCTTGTTGCCCAGGTTGAAGTCTTGGATCTGCAAGGTTGTTTTTGAAGAGGACAATGACAAAGGAAGAAAATCAAAACTATGTTTGTCAAAAGAAGCGATCAAATCTGCAAAGGCAGCCGCAACTGCTTCCGTCAATGCTGCAAAAGCAAGTCTGGAAATATTGCAGTCAAAGAAAGATG AGGGGAGGCACTTAGACGATTTATTGAGACGATTAGGCTCCCATGTAGCGGAACTGAGGTCAATGAGTATAACAGTACAGAGACTGGAGAGTGATAGGAATGCTTCCCACAAAAACCCGGAACAGTACCTTCAGCACACATCACAGTATG GACGCAATAGCAATCTGTTGAAGATGTCTGTTGTACAAAGGGGTTACCCTGGTCCAACG AAATTTAAACCAAGTGGTATATcgaattttgataatttgg TTAGGCCTTCATCTGCACCTCTGAGACCCCCTGCTGGCCAGTACCCGAAGTCCTATATGGAG GTCTTGGCTAAGGTACAAAGAGGGGAGAAACCTCCTGGAATAAAG GATACTGATGACTCACCACCGAATCCTAATCAACCATTACCAAATCCTCATATAACTCCAAGACTTCAG CCTTGGGAGATTGCTCAACCGCAAAACAGCTTTGGTTACTCTCGGGACAGAGGGTTTTCTCAGCCAAACAGAGAGAATGCACTGCCATGGTGGAAACGTAATAATACCAACATAAGAGGAGTAGAAGCTGGAAATGGCTCGTATGGTCTGAGGACCGACAAATAG
- the LOC108476446 gene encoding AMSH-like ubiquitin thioesterase 2 isoform X2 codes for MTDDRFSQLPNNRFSQMHQFVDGRETLKSIVVQDSSSQKIYSRLNVGEKKERICGIPQTECQSLRIVIEERVGLASCNELDFVSSYRGHGSPCPIPDQATTTCKLFNVHAVTQSSPSTILSFTEKASQTSHVSRVIDSDQQSSNEPEASRVLQNVHISTRLMEDFLELAKENTKKDLETCGVLGAFLEKGTFYVTTLIIPKQESTSNSCQAINEEEIFAIQNERSLFPVGWIHTHPSQSCFMSSIDLHTQYSYQVMVPEAFAIVVAPTDNSRSYGIFRVSEPNGMSLLKECQEKGSQFHSHEETVDGSPIYERCTHVYKNSNLRCCNGIWRTTTSPSTSK; via the exons ATGACAGACGATAGGTTTTCTCAGCTGCCAAACAACAGATTTTCACAG ATGCACCAGTTTGTTGATGGACGAGAAACTTTGAAATCAATAGTTGTCCAAGATTCAAGCTCTCAAAAGATTTATAGCCGTTTAAACGTAGGTGAGAAGAAG GAGAGAATCTGTGGTATACCTCAAACAGAATGTCAAAG CTTGAGGATTGTCATTGAGGAAAGAGTTGGACTGGCATCTTGTAATGAACTGGATTTTGTGAGTAGCTACAGAGGACATGGATCACCTTGTCCGATTCCAGATCAGGCAACCACCACATGCAAGCTCTTCAATGTTCATGCTGTCACTCAATCTTCCCCTTCTACTATACTCTCTTTCACTGAGAAAGCATCTCAAACTTCTCATGTTTCACGTGTAATTGATTCAGACCAACAGTCATCCAATGAACCGGAAGCTTCTAGGGTGCTTCAGAATGTTCATATA TCAACACGACTAATGGAGGATTTTCTTGAACTAGCTAAGGAAAACACAAAAAAGGATCTGGAAACCTGTGGTGTTCTTGGTGCTTTTCTT GAAAAGGGAACTTTCTATGTAACCACTCTGATAATACCTAAACAGGAATCAACTTCAAATTCT TGTCAAGCTATTAATGAGGAGGAAATTTTTGCCATACAAAATGAACGGTCCCTTTTTCCAGTGGGATGGATACAT ACACACCCTTCTCAGAGTTGTTTCATGTCATCAATAGATCTCCATACTCAATACTCGTATCAG GTAATGGTGCCTGAGGCTTTTGCCATCGTTGTGGCTCCTACTGATAATTCAAG GAGTTATGGAATATTCCGAGTATCTGAACCCAATGGAATGAGTCTCCTGAAAGAATGCCAAGAGAAAGGATCTCAATTTCATTCTCACGAAGAAACAGTAGATGGGAGCCCCATATATGAACGCTGCACTCATGTCTACAAAAATTCAAATCTAAG ATGCTGTAATGGGATTTGGAGGACTACAACTTCTCCCTCGACCTCCAAATAA
- the LOC108476446 gene encoding AMSH-like ubiquitin thioesterase 2 isoform X4: protein MTDDRFSQLPNNRFSQMHQFVDGRETLKSIVVQDSSSQKIYSRLNVGEKKERICGIPQTECQSLRIVIEERVGLASCNELDFVSSYRGHGSPCPIPDQATTTCKLFNVHAVTQSSPSTILSFTEKASQTSHVSRVIDSDQQSSNEPEASRVLQNVHISTRLMEDFLELAKENTKKDLETCGVLGAFLEKGTFYVTTLIIPKQESTSNSCQAINEEEIFAIQNERSLFPVGWIHTHPSQSCFMSSIDLHTQYSYQVMVPEAFAIVVAPTDNSRSYGIFRVSEPNGMSLLKECQEKGSQFHSHEETVDGSPIYERCTHVYKNSNLRFEIFDLR, encoded by the exons ATGACAGACGATAGGTTTTCTCAGCTGCCAAACAACAGATTTTCACAG ATGCACCAGTTTGTTGATGGACGAGAAACTTTGAAATCAATAGTTGTCCAAGATTCAAGCTCTCAAAAGATTTATAGCCGTTTAAACGTAGGTGAGAAGAAG GAGAGAATCTGTGGTATACCTCAAACAGAATGTCAAAG CTTGAGGATTGTCATTGAGGAAAGAGTTGGACTGGCATCTTGTAATGAACTGGATTTTGTGAGTAGCTACAGAGGACATGGATCACCTTGTCCGATTCCAGATCAGGCAACCACCACATGCAAGCTCTTCAATGTTCATGCTGTCACTCAATCTTCCCCTTCTACTATACTCTCTTTCACTGAGAAAGCATCTCAAACTTCTCATGTTTCACGTGTAATTGATTCAGACCAACAGTCATCCAATGAACCGGAAGCTTCTAGGGTGCTTCAGAATGTTCATATA TCAACACGACTAATGGAGGATTTTCTTGAACTAGCTAAGGAAAACACAAAAAAGGATCTGGAAACCTGTGGTGTTCTTGGTGCTTTTCTT GAAAAGGGAACTTTCTATGTAACCACTCTGATAATACCTAAACAGGAATCAACTTCAAATTCT TGTCAAGCTATTAATGAGGAGGAAATTTTTGCCATACAAAATGAACGGTCCCTTTTTCCAGTGGGATGGATACAT ACACACCCTTCTCAGAGTTGTTTCATGTCATCAATAGATCTCCATACTCAATACTCGTATCAG GTAATGGTGCCTGAGGCTTTTGCCATCGTTGTGGCTCCTACTGATAATTCAAG GAGTTATGGAATATTCCGAGTATCTGAACCCAATGGAATGAGTCTCCTGAAAGAATGCCAAGAGAAAGGATCTCAATTTCATTCTCACGAAGAAACAGTAGATGGGAGCCCCATATATGAACGCTGCACTCATGTCTACAAAAATTCAAATCTAAGGTTTGAAATCTTTGACCTGCGCTGA
- the LOC108476446 gene encoding AMSH-like ubiquitin thioesterase 2 isoform X6 yields MFCNMDVVFFNPVYKGLHSSTMHQFVDGRETLKSIVVQDSSSQKIYSRLNVGEKKERICGIPQTECQSLRIVIEERVGLASCNELDFVSSYRGHGSPCPIPDQATTTCKLFNVHAVTQSSPSTILSFTEKASQTSHVSRVIDSDQQSSNEPEASRVLQNVHISTRLMEDFLELAKENTKKDLETCGVLGAFLEKGTFYVTTLIIPKQESTSNSTHPSQSCFMSSIDLHTQYSYQVMVPEAFAIVVAPTDNSRSYGIFRVSEPNGMSLLKECQEKGSQFHSHEETVDGSPIYERCTHVYKNSNLRCCNGIWRTTTSPSTSK; encoded by the exons ATGTTCTGTAACATGGATGTGGTGTTTTTCAATCCAGTTTACAAAGGTCTTCACAGCAGCACG ATGCACCAGTTTGTTGATGGACGAGAAACTTTGAAATCAATAGTTGTCCAAGATTCAAGCTCTCAAAAGATTTATAGCCGTTTAAACGTAGGTGAGAAGAAG GAGAGAATCTGTGGTATACCTCAAACAGAATGTCAAAG CTTGAGGATTGTCATTGAGGAAAGAGTTGGACTGGCATCTTGTAATGAACTGGATTTTGTGAGTAGCTACAGAGGACATGGATCACCTTGTCCGATTCCAGATCAGGCAACCACCACATGCAAGCTCTTCAATGTTCATGCTGTCACTCAATCTTCCCCTTCTACTATACTCTCTTTCACTGAGAAAGCATCTCAAACTTCTCATGTTTCACGTGTAATTGATTCAGACCAACAGTCATCCAATGAACCGGAAGCTTCTAGGGTGCTTCAGAATGTTCATATA TCAACACGACTAATGGAGGATTTTCTTGAACTAGCTAAGGAAAACACAAAAAAGGATCTGGAAACCTGTGGTGTTCTTGGTGCTTTTCTT GAAAAGGGAACTTTCTATGTAACCACTCTGATAATACCTAAACAGGAATCAACTTCAAATTCT ACACACCCTTCTCAGAGTTGTTTCATGTCATCAATAGATCTCCATACTCAATACTCGTATCAG GTAATGGTGCCTGAGGCTTTTGCCATCGTTGTGGCTCCTACTGATAATTCAAG GAGTTATGGAATATTCCGAGTATCTGAACCCAATGGAATGAGTCTCCTGAAAGAATGCCAAGAGAAAGGATCTCAATTTCATTCTCACGAAGAAACAGTAGATGGGAGCCCCATATATGAACGCTGCACTCATGTCTACAAAAATTCAAATCTAAG ATGCTGTAATGGGATTTGGAGGACTACAACTTCTCCCTCGACCTCCAAATAA
- the LOC108476446 gene encoding AMSH-like ubiquitin thioesterase 2 isoform X1: MFCNMDVVFFNPVYKGLHSSTMHQFVDGRETLKSIVVQDSSSQKIYSRLNVGEKKERICGIPQTECQSLRIVIEERVGLASCNELDFVSSYRGHGSPCPIPDQATTTCKLFNVHAVTQSSPSTILSFTEKASQTSHVSRVIDSDQQSSNEPEASRVLQNVHISTRLMEDFLELAKENTKKDLETCGVLGAFLEKGTFYVTTLIIPKQESTSNSCQAINEEEIFAIQNERSLFPVGWIHTHPSQSCFMSSIDLHTQYSYQVMVPEAFAIVVAPTDNSRSYGIFRVSEPNGMSLLKECQEKGSQFHSHEETVDGSPIYERCTHVYKNSNLRCCNGIWRTTTSPSTSK, encoded by the exons ATGTTCTGTAACATGGATGTGGTGTTTTTCAATCCAGTTTACAAAGGTCTTCACAGCAGCACG ATGCACCAGTTTGTTGATGGACGAGAAACTTTGAAATCAATAGTTGTCCAAGATTCAAGCTCTCAAAAGATTTATAGCCGTTTAAACGTAGGTGAGAAGAAG GAGAGAATCTGTGGTATACCTCAAACAGAATGTCAAAG CTTGAGGATTGTCATTGAGGAAAGAGTTGGACTGGCATCTTGTAATGAACTGGATTTTGTGAGTAGCTACAGAGGACATGGATCACCTTGTCCGATTCCAGATCAGGCAACCACCACATGCAAGCTCTTCAATGTTCATGCTGTCACTCAATCTTCCCCTTCTACTATACTCTCTTTCACTGAGAAAGCATCTCAAACTTCTCATGTTTCACGTGTAATTGATTCAGACCAACAGTCATCCAATGAACCGGAAGCTTCTAGGGTGCTTCAGAATGTTCATATA TCAACACGACTAATGGAGGATTTTCTTGAACTAGCTAAGGAAAACACAAAAAAGGATCTGGAAACCTGTGGTGTTCTTGGTGCTTTTCTT GAAAAGGGAACTTTCTATGTAACCACTCTGATAATACCTAAACAGGAATCAACTTCAAATTCT TGTCAAGCTATTAATGAGGAGGAAATTTTTGCCATACAAAATGAACGGTCCCTTTTTCCAGTGGGATGGATACAT ACACACCCTTCTCAGAGTTGTTTCATGTCATCAATAGATCTCCATACTCAATACTCGTATCAG GTAATGGTGCCTGAGGCTTTTGCCATCGTTGTGGCTCCTACTGATAATTCAAG GAGTTATGGAATATTCCGAGTATCTGAACCCAATGGAATGAGTCTCCTGAAAGAATGCCAAGAGAAAGGATCTCAATTTCATTCTCACGAAGAAACAGTAGATGGGAGCCCCATATATGAACGCTGCACTCATGTCTACAAAAATTCAAATCTAAG ATGCTGTAATGGGATTTGGAGGACTACAACTTCTCCCTCGACCTCCAAATAA
- the LOC108476446 gene encoding AMSH-like ubiquitin thioesterase 2 isoform X3, with amino-acid sequence MFCNMDVVFFNPVYKGLHSSTMHQFVDGRETLKSIVVQDSSSQKIYSRLNVGEKKERICGIPQTECQSLRIVIEERVGLASCNELDFVSSYRGHGSPCPIPDQATTTCKLFNVHAVTQSSPSTILSFTEKASQTSHVSRVIDSDQQSSNEPEASRVLQNVHISTRLMEDFLELAKENTKKDLETCGVLGAFLEKGTFYVTTLIIPKQESTSNSCQAINEEEIFAIQNERSLFPVGWIHTHPSQSCFMSSIDLHTQYSYQVMVPEAFAIVVAPTDNSRSYGIFRVSEPNGMSLLKECQEKGSQFHSHEETVDGSPIYERCTHVYKNSNLRFEIFDLR; translated from the exons ATGTTCTGTAACATGGATGTGGTGTTTTTCAATCCAGTTTACAAAGGTCTTCACAGCAGCACG ATGCACCAGTTTGTTGATGGACGAGAAACTTTGAAATCAATAGTTGTCCAAGATTCAAGCTCTCAAAAGATTTATAGCCGTTTAAACGTAGGTGAGAAGAAG GAGAGAATCTGTGGTATACCTCAAACAGAATGTCAAAG CTTGAGGATTGTCATTGAGGAAAGAGTTGGACTGGCATCTTGTAATGAACTGGATTTTGTGAGTAGCTACAGAGGACATGGATCACCTTGTCCGATTCCAGATCAGGCAACCACCACATGCAAGCTCTTCAATGTTCATGCTGTCACTCAATCTTCCCCTTCTACTATACTCTCTTTCACTGAGAAAGCATCTCAAACTTCTCATGTTTCACGTGTAATTGATTCAGACCAACAGTCATCCAATGAACCGGAAGCTTCTAGGGTGCTTCAGAATGTTCATATA TCAACACGACTAATGGAGGATTTTCTTGAACTAGCTAAGGAAAACACAAAAAAGGATCTGGAAACCTGTGGTGTTCTTGGTGCTTTTCTT GAAAAGGGAACTTTCTATGTAACCACTCTGATAATACCTAAACAGGAATCAACTTCAAATTCT TGTCAAGCTATTAATGAGGAGGAAATTTTTGCCATACAAAATGAACGGTCCCTTTTTCCAGTGGGATGGATACAT ACACACCCTTCTCAGAGTTGTTTCATGTCATCAATAGATCTCCATACTCAATACTCGTATCAG GTAATGGTGCCTGAGGCTTTTGCCATCGTTGTGGCTCCTACTGATAATTCAAG GAGTTATGGAATATTCCGAGTATCTGAACCCAATGGAATGAGTCTCCTGAAAGAATGCCAAGAGAAAGGATCTCAATTTCATTCTCACGAAGAAACAGTAGATGGGAGCCCCATATATGAACGCTGCACTCATGTCTACAAAAATTCAAATCTAAGGTTTGAAATCTTTGACCTGCGCTGA
- the LOC108476446 gene encoding AMSH-like ubiquitin thioesterase 2 isoform X5, producing MHQFVDGRETLKSIVVQDSSSQKIYSRLNVGEKKERICGIPQTECQSLRIVIEERVGLASCNELDFVSSYRGHGSPCPIPDQATTTCKLFNVHAVTQSSPSTILSFTEKASQTSHVSRVIDSDQQSSNEPEASRVLQNVHISTRLMEDFLELAKENTKKDLETCGVLGAFLEKGTFYVTTLIIPKQESTSNSCQAINEEEIFAIQNERSLFPVGWIHTHPSQSCFMSSIDLHTQYSYQVMVPEAFAIVVAPTDNSRSYGIFRVSEPNGMSLLKECQEKGSQFHSHEETVDGSPIYERCTHVYKNSNLRCCNGIWRTTTSPSTSK from the exons ATGCACCAGTTTGTTGATGGACGAGAAACTTTGAAATCAATAGTTGTCCAAGATTCAAGCTCTCAAAAGATTTATAGCCGTTTAAACGTAGGTGAGAAGAAG GAGAGAATCTGTGGTATACCTCAAACAGAATGTCAAAG CTTGAGGATTGTCATTGAGGAAAGAGTTGGACTGGCATCTTGTAATGAACTGGATTTTGTGAGTAGCTACAGAGGACATGGATCACCTTGTCCGATTCCAGATCAGGCAACCACCACATGCAAGCTCTTCAATGTTCATGCTGTCACTCAATCTTCCCCTTCTACTATACTCTCTTTCACTGAGAAAGCATCTCAAACTTCTCATGTTTCACGTGTAATTGATTCAGACCAACAGTCATCCAATGAACCGGAAGCTTCTAGGGTGCTTCAGAATGTTCATATA TCAACACGACTAATGGAGGATTTTCTTGAACTAGCTAAGGAAAACACAAAAAAGGATCTGGAAACCTGTGGTGTTCTTGGTGCTTTTCTT GAAAAGGGAACTTTCTATGTAACCACTCTGATAATACCTAAACAGGAATCAACTTCAAATTCT TGTCAAGCTATTAATGAGGAGGAAATTTTTGCCATACAAAATGAACGGTCCCTTTTTCCAGTGGGATGGATACAT ACACACCCTTCTCAGAGTTGTTTCATGTCATCAATAGATCTCCATACTCAATACTCGTATCAG GTAATGGTGCCTGAGGCTTTTGCCATCGTTGTGGCTCCTACTGATAATTCAAG GAGTTATGGAATATTCCGAGTATCTGAACCCAATGGAATGAGTCTCCTGAAAGAATGCCAAGAGAAAGGATCTCAATTTCATTCTCACGAAGAAACAGTAGATGGGAGCCCCATATATGAACGCTGCACTCATGTCTACAAAAATTCAAATCTAAG ATGCTGTAATGGGATTTGGAGGACTACAACTTCTCCCTCGACCTCCAAATAA
- the LOC108475484 gene encoding uncharacterized protein LOC108475484: MQVMTSSLPLSPNFNDFSPTGKFSHDFRVKLQLKADEEPNMEQEEKLNHQPGKDGDNEDEQEVEEQNEEEEDEEEEEEEEEFSFVCLNPDGSPISADDLFQDGQIRPIFPLFNQDLLYAAADDAFVSKSGEGDMAQRTPVRKLFVEDSPEATSSEPAGPYCEWRGGRTVTEASPESCRKSNSTGFSKLWRFRDLKLRCSSDGKDAFVFLSHHSSSSSSSSSSSVKTEKKNEKEEKKDKVKVSEETPKVKKTQKSIKTASLSAHEKLYVKNRAQKEGDKRRSYLPYRQVGFFTNVNGLSRNVHPF, translated from the coding sequence ATGCAAGTCATGACTTCTTCTCTGCCTTTGTCTCCCAACTTCAATGACTTCTCCCCCACCGGCAAGTTCAGCCACGATTTCCGAGTTAAATTGCAACTCAAAGCCGACGAGGAGCCGAATATGGAACAAGAAGAGAAACTGAATCATCAGCCGGGAAAGGATGGTGATAACGAAGACGAACAGGAAGTGGAAGAGCAGAACGAAGAAGAGGAAGACGAAGaagaagaggaggaggaggaagagTTTTCTTTTGTCTGTTTAAATCCCGATGGATCACCGATTTCTGCGGACGACTTGTTCCAAGACGGCCAAATCCGTCCGATTTTTCCGTTATTTAACCAAGATCTCCTCTACGCCGCCGCGGATGATGCTTTCGTTTCGAAGTCCGGAGAGGGTGACATGGCTCAACGGACTCCGGTGAGGAAGCTTTTCGTGGAAGATTCACCGGAAGCGACGTCGTCGGAACCGGCGGGACCGTACTGCGAGTGGAGAGGTGGAAGAACCGTAACGGAAGCCTCGCCGGAAAGTTGCCGTAAGAGCAATTCCACAGGGTTTTCGAAGCTTTGGAGGTTTAGAGATTTGAAGCTTCGATGTAGTAGCGACGGAAAAGACGCGTTCGTCTTCTTAAGCCATCAttcctcctcttcttcttcctcttcttcttcgtcGGTAAAAACTGAGAAGAAAAACGagaaagaagagaagaaagacAAGGTGAAAGTAAGCGAAGAGACACCGAAGGTGAAGAAGACGCAAAAGAGCATTAAGACGGCGTCGCTCTCAGCTCACGAAAAGCTTTACGTTAAAAACAGAGCCCAAAAGGAAGGGGATAAACGGCGGTCGTATTTGCCGTATAGGCAGGTCGGGTTTTTTACCAACGTCAATGGGCTGAGCAGGAATGTCCATCCATTTTAG
- the LOC108475788 gene encoding uncharacterized protein LOC108475788: protein MSTQTQQQPVVVYPTSVSMQAPPSHSAHSGGSFTTVFIVVAVIIVASAISCFLGRFCSRRMNQRKPSPKRKQSRDLRRPEKGDIEFGSDGRTNASATAKPGDHGEPSKGLDIKMPLSEHGDPAGIGIGMPGNGYVREFRVSEHGDPAGFGVPGNGYPELRIPENGITAGFRMHGNDDPMEFRMPGHGHNGENKAC from the coding sequence ATGTCGACTCAAACACAACAACAGCCCGTTGTTGTTTACCCGACTAGTGTGTCAATGCAAGCGCCCCCGTCTCATTCGGCTCACTCAGGTGGATCTTTCACGACAGTTTTCATAGTAGTGGCAGTGATCATTGTTGCATCGGCCATATCTTGCTTTCTTGGAAGGTTCTGTAGTCGGCGCATGAATCAAAGGAAACCTTCCCCCAAGCGTAAACAGAGCCGTGATTTACGTCGACCTGAAAAAGGCGACATCGAGTTCGGGTCCGATGGGAGGACTAATGCAAGTGCCACTGCTAAACCAGGTGACCATGGCGAACCGAGCAAAGGGTTGGATATCAAAATGCCTCTAAGTGAACACGGGGATCCTGCAGGAATTGGAATTGGGATGCCTGGAAATGGATATGTAAGGGAGTTCAGAGTAAGTGAACATGGGGATCCAGCAGGATTTGGAGTGCCTGGAAATGGATATCCGGAGTTGAGAATACCTGAGAATGGGATTACTGCAGGATTTAGAATGCATGGAAATGATGATCCCATGGAATTTAGAATGCCGGGACATGGACACAATGGTGAAAACAAAGCCTGTTGA